The genomic window ATCTCATGACCGGTACGTAATCCCTAGGTTCGCGGTGGTCTGGGGTGGATGCTGCACAGGTTGAGCACCTACCCCAGCGCACAGCCGCCGCGATACGTCACGCCCGCTCTCCTGACGGGCGGTCACGTGTCGCCGGAGGCGTCATGGCTCGCGAATCGCGAAGAGTCGCCAGAGTCGCCACGGGGAGGTCCGGAAAGGACGACCGGGGCCGCCACCCCCCACAGGAGAGGCCCCGGTCGTCGTCCGCCGGGGCCGCTGAGCGGCCCCGTACTTCTCTCAGCGCCGTGGGTGCGTTTTCTGTCACACAGGCGGCATCGGCAGAATGTTGCAAGTTGTACAAGACATGGACGTACGCAGCGGTAGCCACGTAGCGTGCTTCTGCGCGATGGCGCGTGCGGGGGTTGTGACCAGCCGCGATGACGAACGGGTAGTGGGAGTGCTGGGGGACGACGCGGAGCTGACCGCCGCGGTGCTCGCGGCTCAGGACGGGAGCGAAGACGCTTTCCGGACTGTGTACCGCGCCGTGCACCCGCGGCTGCTCGGCTACATACGCACGCTGGTCGGCGAGGCGGACGCCGAGGACGTGGCGTCCGAGTCCTGGCTGCAGATCGCGCGGGACCTGGAACGCTTCAGCGGGGACGCGGACCGCTTCCGCGGCTGGGCGGCGCGCATCGCCCGCAACCGTGCGCTTGACCACATCCGGATGCGCGGCCGGCGCCCCGCCATCGGCGGCGACGAGACCGAACTCACCGGGAAGCCCGCCGAGTCCGACACCGCCGACGAGGCGATGGAAGCCCTCGCCACCGGCCACACCATGGAGCTCATCGCCCAACTGCCGCAGGACCAGGCCGAGGCCGTCGTGCTCCGCGTGGTCGTCGGGCTCGACGCGAAGAGCGCCGCGAAGACCCTGGGCAAGCGGCCCGGCGCCGTACGCACCGCGGCGCACCGGGGGCTGAAGCGGCTCGCCGAACTGCTCGGCGACGATCACGGTGATCACAGTGGCGAACACGGTCCCGGTCACGACCCCGGCCAGGGCCCCGATCACGGTTCCGGCCAGGGCGGTCACCTGGGCCGCGGCGAGCCCGGGAGCCTTGGGCGGGGCCCGGGACTCGGTGCCGTACCGCCGCAGCGCGGCCCCCGCCCCGGCGCGGCGCGCTCGGCCGGTGTGACGCATTCGCGTCTGCGGACGCAGAAGGACATGTGATGGCCGACGAGCGGTGCGAATGGCTCGACCCGGAGGTGGCGGAGCGACTGCTGCGCGGCGAACAGGTCGGGGCCGTCGGCGATCACGCACACCGCCGTTCCGCCCGCCGGCTCGCCGACGCGCTGGATTCCGTACGGACACCGGGCGCGGCGGCGGCTCCGGCCGCCGAGCCGCTGCGCGGTGAGGAGGCCGCGCTCGCGGCCTTCCGCAAAGCACGCGACGGCGGCGCGGACGAGCTGCTGCCGACGACCGTACGGCTCGCGGCCGCTGTGCCCCCGTCACCCCCGGCCGACCGGCCCCGCTGGGGCCGGACCATGCGCTGGGGACTGGCCGCCTCGCTGGCCGGGATCGCGGTGGGCGGCGTGGCCGTCGCCGCGGGGACCGGAGTGCTGCCCGCGCCCTTCGGCGACGACCGCGACCCGTCGCCCGCCGCCTCCGTATCGGCCGCCGCCACGCCGGGACCGCCGGCCTCCGGCTCACCGACGGGTCCTGACGGGGCGACGACCCCGGCCGCGCCGCCGAGCGGTACGGGCAGCCCGCCGGCGTCCCCGTCCAGCGGTGCCACCGGGGCGACGGGCGGCTCGGGCCCGGCCGACACGGCCGGCGGCGGCGACGCGCGTGGCGACGAGAAGAGCGGCGACGGCACATGGGACCGCTACGGGAGCGGTGACCGGTACCGCAGGACCCTCGACGCCTGCCGCGACTACCGCAGCGGGCGGCTCGACGAGGAGCGCAGGCGCAAACTGGAGTCCGCGGCCAACGGCCCGGAGCGGATCAAGCGGTTCTGCGACCGGCTGCTCTCCGGCGACGGCTCGGGCGACGACCGCTCGGACGGCGACGGCGCGGACGGCGGCGGTGACCACGACGGCAGCGGCGGCGGTGACGGAGACGGCAGTGGCGGCAGCGGTGGTGACAACAGCGGTGACGGCGACGGTGACGGTGGTGACTGGGGCGCTGCCGCAGGCCCCGGCTTTCCGCTGAGCCCCGTCCGTCCGGTGCTGCCCGTGCTGCCCGTCGTTCCGGACCGCCCGCTGACGCCGCTGCTCGGTCCGGCGTCCGTCTCGCTGACGGTGCCCTCGCCGCTCACGCCTCGCTGACGGCGCCCCGACCGACTCGCCGCGCCGCCTCGAACCCGGCCTCGAACCCGGCCTCGAACCCGGCCTCGAACCCGGCCTCGAACTCTGCCGTGACGACGGCCCTCTTCACGGCCGTTAAGAGGGCGCGC from Streptomyces sp. FIT100 includes these protein-coding regions:
- a CDS encoding RNA polymerase sigma factor; the protein is MLGDDAELTAAVLAAQDGSEDAFRTVYRAVHPRLLGYIRTLVGEADAEDVASESWLQIARDLERFSGDADRFRGWAARIARNRALDHIRMRGRRPAIGGDETELTGKPAESDTADEAMEALATGHTMELIAQLPQDQAEAVVLRVVVGLDAKSAAKTLGKRPGAVRTAAHRGLKRLAELLGDDHGDHSGEHGPGHDPGQGPDHGSGQGGHLGRGEPGSLGRGPGLGAVPPQRGPRPGAARSAGVTHSRLRTQKDM